One Pseudomonadota bacterium DNA window includes the following coding sequences:
- the cas2 gene encoding CRISPR-associated endonuclease Cas2 yields the protein MIVLVTYDITNPKRLVRLHKFLKEFGLNTQKSVFECDIDAEGLKKIRHYCKEKLDLSSDSVRIYKICSGCLKKVVLSGIGLKVTQLEYMVI from the coding sequence ATGATTGTACTTGTTACATATGACATCACAAATCCGAAACGCTTGGTAAGATTGCATAAATTTCTTAAAGAGTTCGGACTGAATACCCAGAAATCGGTTTTTGAATGTGATATTGATGCGGAAGGGCTGAAGAAAATCAGGCATTATTGTAAAGAGAAGCTCGATTTGTCGAGTGATTCTGTGCGTATATATAAAATATGTTCCGGATGCCTCAAAAAAGTGGTTCTGTCGGGTATAGGTTTGAAAGTCACACAGCTTGAATATATGGTGATTTGA
- the cas2 gene encoding CRISPR-associated endonuclease Cas2, with protein sequence MNMIVAYDIADEKRLARVAKIIKDYGIRVQKSIFELEIDSNTFAEMKSRVEKQIVPEEDGVKYFPVCEKCAGTLEIIGEGIFIDPDKEFYVL encoded by the coding sequence ATGAACATGATAGTCGCATACGATATTGCTGATGAAAAAAGGCTTGCCAGGGTTGCAAAAATCATAAAGGATTATGGCATTCGGGTTCAAAAATCCATATTTGAGCTTGAAATTGATTCCAATACTTTTGCAGAAATGAAAAGCCGCGTGGAAAAGCAAATTGTGCCTGAAGAAGATGGTGTTAAATATTTTCCTGTTTGTGAGAAATGCGCGGGTACTCTTGAAATAATCGGCGAAGGGATTTTCATTGATCCTGACAAAGAATTTTATGTTTTGTAA